ttttatattaaataaaaaatgaatatcaaataaaaaattcacaaattaactattttaagattttgaattaaatatctAATGGATGTCTTATTCGAAGTAAATGACAAAATAGATCACTTTGGATGAATCCGTCCATCAAAATTTGACAGGtcagattaatattttttaatttaatagtccattttaatttaacttatatagTCTGTCAAACTGATATGTCAATATGAGACAAatcatttctttaataaaaataatttaaaatgtccatttttatattatattatttgaaggaggtggatataataatattataatttaagttattaatattgataaattaaatttcaattattaattaatataaaagaaaaaatatttaaaatttttattttttaatataatttaatatttaaaattcataaataaattaataaatcaacTTAACTTATgacaaaatcaatcaaaacaaactaaattttaaataaattaagttatttttaatccGTGCCAAAATTTGTAATTTCCAAGTCAATTCAAACTCATAATAATTTTGACCAGTGAATTTTGTCAAAAGTTTAGCCAACCATACtcataaataagaaaacaaaaacagataaacaaaataaatgttcctcggcaattaatataatattaattacttttgaaCTGTAAGCTgatgtaattaatttaatgtcTCGGaatcattgtttttcatttattgatTTGAAGCAAAGGAATCAATTAGCACACTTCTTAATGTTTTGTCAGccttaaataatattaattaatttcagaGAATGAGCCACTTGTATAACATGCAACCTTTCTCTTCCCCAACAACATCTCTCATCTCCtgcaatttatatatttttttttacttttcatggTATTAAAAAGGATAAACTTGAAAATTAATGGCTTTTCGTTCTGTAAATTGCAGAGGAAAACCTCAGACATTGGCTTTcctttttataatgtttaagaCTTTGGGATGCTAAAATCTCTACCAATACTTTGTTCCTTCCTTTGTCATTTTCATCACATTTTCCCAAATACCAAAACACCCCAAtctttcttaaatatatataaaattatattaatacatcctaatttaatcttacaaaattcaatatcaaatgacatcataaaattaaatttcaactaaaataaatttttataactttgatattatatatattgcgataatatattaaactttacTAAGTTCTACAAAATCGAATAAGGTAAAATTTAtcttgatatatataaaaatactataatttaGATGAATCCGaatttgtcttttgttttgtaCCCAACCGGCAACTCTGTGTGcctatacatacatacatacatatatatatatatatatatatatatatatatatatatatatatatatatatatatatatatatatatatatatatatatatatatatatatatcNatatatatatatatatatatatatatatatatatatatatatatatatatatatatatatatatatatatatatatatatatctttctaCATCTCTTGCATATGAGCTTAACGAAAATGAATACTCTGAATGAAGTATACAAAGCACACCCTCTTACCCTTGATGATATCATCCCCATAGACTTTTCTTCTTCACCGAGTTTACCCGATTCCCATACATGGTCTCAACccattgatgatgatgatgatgatgatttctCATGGAACGATCCTGCATCATCATCCatacccatcatagacatgatGGATCCGAATGCGAAGAAACTCATAGCCCTTGCATGTGAGAACTGGGGTGCCTTCCATTTGAAGAATCATGGCATACCCTTAGATGTATCTCAAGGGGCTGAACAACAACTCCAACGCCTCTTCTCTCTCCCGACTCAACAAAAGATGAAGGCTCTCAGATCGCCCACCAGTGCCACTGGATATGGCGTCGCAAGGATTTCACCTTTCTTCTCCAAGTGCATGTGGCACGAAGGTTTCACCATCATCGGTTCTCCCTCTCACGATGCAAAAAAGTTATGGCCTCATGATTATCAACAATTCTGGTAAGTTCAACCATGCAACGTCTATTATGTTTTTCAAACACACAGAAACTTCaatgtgttgcatgttgattaCTGTGCAGTGACACCATGGAGAAGTATGAGAAGCAAATGAGGAGAATAGCGGATAGACTGACAGAAATGATGTTGGAGGTGTTGGAGATTTCGGAGGAAAAAAGGAACTGGGTTGGTGGAAGCGACGTAAGTGCAGCTCTGCAGTTGAATTTCTACCCATGTTGTCCCGAACCGAACCGAGCCATGGGTTTGGGTCCTCACACAGACACTTCCATCTTCACAATTCTTCAAGCTAAATCGAGTGGTCTTCAACTCTTGAAGGAAGGAAAGTGGATCCCTGTGCATCCTCACCCCAACACTCTGATCGTTCACACAGGCGATTTTCTGCGCATCATGTCCAATGCACGCTTCTGCAGCCCAATTCATCGCGTTGTGCCGAACGAGAACGACGAACGTTACTCCATGGCTTATTTCTATTCTCCACCCACAGATTATACCGTGTCTCCGTCGGTGACCGGGGATCTTAACTCCGTCGCTCGTTTTCGTGATGTGACTGTGATGGAGTATATTGGGATCAAGGCTGAGAAATTTGGAGACTCCCTCTCTTTCATTAGCACTTGAAACGTATTTCATAGTTACCTGCATCTTCTACCTTTTTAATAAGTTTGGTAACATCAACATCATCGGTTATCACTGGAATTCCAGAATAAATACAAATTGTTGGAATAATTAgcttatgtttaattttaataataaagaacGTTGATAATATACTACTGGAACTAATTGAGGTAGATGAAGATGAGTTTGAGTTCCTATATATCAGATCAGGACAATGTAACAGGAACAACTCAAAGAACCACTGAAACTATCAATGACGAGATTGACTGTAAAATGAGAATCGTGGTAGAAATTATTTACTTTGATGGGTAGAAACTTAAAAATTAGCATACATATATGAAATTAGTAATAACAAATCATTTTTATCCAAACTCGTTTATGTTTTAGACAGATAATTTTTCTATTcactgaatttttatatttatattgattggatatgaattttgattaaatacatatatatgtatggataatattctattaattttttaattgtgtaaGAAGATAATAATGAGTATGTacatatttattctattattttttcatactcatcctaatatttaatttgttttttatatatattatcttaatatttacttttataatttttttcattatacatttttttatcgttttctaattatttgatttatgctatatcaataaattttagtcatattttaaaaatattttgaagttcaaagatttatattaaaatttaattattattaatttacttttttatttataatcttatttcattaatgtctgtaaattaataaatattttagttataatgaaattttattttgatattctaatttaaaacatatcagattataattaatatttaattaaatatgaattagtatttaattaatatttaattataaattttgatattctaATTaggtaatatttaattaatatttaattaataaatattctgaatatttaatattaaaaaaaatatgttttttaattaattgataataaaatagtaaaagataataCCTTCATAGTCTACATAGATAAGTATATCAAATAGGTGGAGGAGATAAGGATATGATAAGAAcgttatacttttttttttaatcacccATCTTCTGCACTCTTTTCTTACATAATCAGTCATTAactcattattaattataatactcTTAACgcatgtaaaattaattaatgcaaTAGATAAACAttgatgatttattttgtttcccgAGAGGCAAGAAACAGACTAATGGACCGttctatacaattttttagcttcttagaaacaaaatttgataaatttttttaataatattttaacaaagtgttactattttattaattctatatttgGAATAGATCAACTTTACGTAAACGGTAGTGAAAATGttatcataagaaaaaattgttaatcaaacattttgctttttttttttattaagaagttatacttattttttttaggttttaaatcttttaattgtCTCTGTAAGAAGATTTTCTCAATTTGATTTCTGTCCTTTtagaattttcaattaaattttaaaaagtgtaaatttgaatcaattacatttttatcgttaaatttagttaccgaaattaaatttatattaaaaaatattaaaaaaagttgatgtGACCAATTCTTTTAAAAGTGCCATTCTGATATCTTTCctgttaaatttagttaacgaaattaaatttatattaaaaaatattaaaaaaaggttGATGTGGccaattcttttaaaaataacattctGAAGCATTTATATGTGGcgtttcataattttaaaatcagaaaaaaaaaacaggacaTCTCGTTATTAGAGCGGTGGAGTTGACTTAGCCACTGCCACCCACGCCGACATTGAACATGAATACTGAAAAGATTAAAACTTTTTTCCAGGGAGCTGAGTGTTTGATTTCCCATTTTCAGGGTTACTCATTTGAAAAGGATATTTGATAATGGATGTGACCAAAATTCGTAAAGCTTTACAATATTACGACCTGGAATCATGACATCTTTGTCATTGTGATACTCAAAAGTCACTTGGGTCTTGCCATCAGGTCTGAGCCAAGGACAGGTACTGTTCTTCCGAACCTCAGTGAGACAAGCTCCAAGTTTGGTTAGAAGGACGTGGCTCAGGGGCATCAATTTAGGGTCTCGTCGGTGGCATAGCAGAACATGTGACCCTCGTTCACAGACTTGGAGATAAACAAAAATGTCTCCGCCATCTTTAAACTTTTGAACCTGCAAACGCACACatacaaaaaatgaaattagtatCTAAAGggatataaattcaaaaaatgagTTATACACATGCCTTAAGTTCAAacagaaaaattgaaaacaaaagtgTCATTTTCTAACCATAAACACATGTCTAGAGGTGTCAAACTAACCCATGACCCCAGGACCAACCCCAACCCACTATTAAAAAAGCTCTATTTTAAGAAGCACCCCAAGTAGGGGGGTCAGAAAAAAACCCCAACCCCTaaaaccccctctcaagtgggttagggtcagggttaaagtgggtttaaccccactctaaaacttaattaaattttaacctcactctaaaactttaattaaattttagaaataatataatttatatatacataatttattgtaattttattctctctctaatatattatattataaatattatatattatattatattaaatcttattattataataataaatatttctttttatcgtTTGANNNNNNNNNNNNNNNNNNNNNNNNNNNNNNNNNNNNNNNNNNNNNNNNNNNNNNNNNNNNNNNNNNNNNNNNNNNNNNNNNNNNNNNNNNNNNNNNNNNNNNNNNNNNNNNNNNNNNNNNNNNNNNNNNNNNNNNNNNNNNNNNNNNNNNNNNNNNNNNNNNNNNNNNNNNNNNNNNNNNNNNNNNNNNNNNNNNNNNNNNNNNNNNNNNNNNNNNNNNNNNNNNNNNNNNNNNNNNNNNNNNNNNNNNNNNNNNNNNNNNNNNNNNNNNNNNNNNNNNNNNNNNNNNNNNNNNNNNNNNNNNNNNNNNNNNNNNNNNNNNNNNNNNNNNNNNNNNNNNNNNNNNNNNNNNNNNNNNNNNNNNNNNNNNNNNNNNNNNNNNNNNNNNNNNNNNNNNNNNNNNNNNNNNNNNNNNNNNNNNNNNNNNNNNNNNNNNTAGCATCATCCAAAATGCCGATACGAACTCAATTCATTATTTCAGGATAATAAAAGAGAATCAAAGGAAATAGGTctttagaatgaaaagaaaaaaggcaaTTATAGGTTCCTTTTTTTTTgaacacaaaatatttttacttccttttttagattaaaataataaaaaaatgatatgttCGGCCCGCAACAATCCAATTAGTTCACCAGGCAAAAAAACATTAGACATTCCATCTTCTGAAACCAATACTTTTGATGTTATTTGACGCACAATAATTTCTATATGTCTATTATGAATGACATATCTCTtttcaaatatacaataattataGTAGGCAAAATTACTTTCCAGATACTGATGTTAATAAGGTATTGGAGTAAGTCAACTAACTATGCCTGATTAGAGAGTATCTAAAATAAACACTGCCACCAATCTTCACATTCAAGTTTTTTTGACCAATCTTCACATTCAAGTTTTTTTGACAATCATTCTTTACTGTTTGTGATTCTGGCTGCTATATAAGTTGATANNTTTTTCTCTGATTGAGTTTGTGTgcttcataatttaattttttcaagttataacacttaatataagtgtttcttttctctgtaaaaatgcaatttattgttaaatatttagttttttttgtaaaaaagaaagtccaTGGGTTGGCCCTGACCCACAGGGCTCTGGGGCTTTTTAACTCtgggggcttttttaataaagggctTTTTTGGCCCTGTGGACTTTTTTGGCTCtaacccacatgggctagggccagaGCCTATTATAGGGGTCTATTTGATAGGTCACATGCCACCAAACACCAAACCCGCAGGGCTTTACAATTTTACAATTACGATTCACACCTGCCACCAAACACCATGCCGCCGCTGCCGCAACCACAATTCGTCATCTTCGCAAAATATCTACAAAACCAGAAAACCCCAAATCAAAGGTAGGTGAATCCTAAATTGCGTTTGCGCTCAGGCCACCGCAGAACCTCCTTCAGGCTGGCATCAACATCTCGTCCTCTACCATTTTCGAATCCTAACTGTAGACCAGAGAGGCGAGGTCAAGTCGCGAGCAAATTCTGTTCTCTTGAAAAAATCGCAAAACGCAACAAACTTCCTATAGTGATTTAAATCGCCGCCATCAGCAGTCATAACAATTTGTTGCCGTTTGAATCATCTTCCCCAAGAACCTCTTTCTTGCGCCATGGTGAAACCTGCATACAACAAAACTCAGAAATTCCACCGataaaccttaattttaaaatgtttaatgttacgAAATTTCACGTATGAACCTCTGCGAATGTCAAATGCCACGTTTCATTTCTAATCCATACCACGTTTCAACCCAATTTACAGAAATAAATAGCTCAGTCTTCCTGTTGTAAAAAGTTCACTCCGTTAATTCAATTTAAGAGAAAGAACTTAAATTGATcgaaattaacttttataaaaatccaattaaaaattttaataaaaagagaattaaattagaaaaacatcCAAAAATAAGACAACTAAaaggtttaaaatttttttattctttcactCATGTTTAAAAGGATAAACTTGAAAAATCATAGATTTTCGTTCTGTAAATTGCAGAGGAAAACCTCAGACACTGGCTCTTcctttttataatgtttaagaCTTTGGGATGCTAAAATCTCTACCAATAATTTGTCCCTTCCTTtgtcattttctttcatttttttcccaaATACCAAAACGCCTCCCAACAAGTCCAATTCCCACCTCTTTCACACCTTAACCATCTTAACCCaatcattatataaaattatattagcaCATTCTATTTTAAtctcaaaaaattaattcactaaaataaaatttatctctACCTATAGATAATTTagttttgttcaatatgatatttttttcaatacaaCTATTTTGCATAAAAAGACATCGagtataaaaattgaaagattaaaatatacttttataattttaatactatattaagattatatattttaacttacttttaattctacaaaatataaaatcaaataaagtttatttctaCTTTACATactatattttaacttttatctacatataatttcttttaaaatgttttaaatactttttcatCACTAAGCCATATAGGTGATGAGTTTATGGAGTAGAAGTGCtagatcttaaaaaaaaatacttagaaATTATCATAATagatgtataattttttttatagtatcaaatacataaaatatattaaaattaatatatatatatatatatatatatatatatatatattatactaatttatacacgtaaaaaaagaaatggaaagtCAAGTCTTTTATAACTCTTCTATGCGTCATAATTGTTGAGTagagaatttatttaaaaatttaatactaaCCAGATCAACCCTTAATactattttaactaaaaatcaaGACAAAGACAATAAGTATATTAGTTTCTATTCTTAtcaaatatatagttttattgaaTGTGAAacttagttttaaatttataattccAAATAGTTTTAATTACTAACTTAATCACTTAAAACTCTAACATACGAATgcaaaacttatttaaaagaatattaagtAGAGCCAAACTTTTTTCGACCCGACACTttgagtgtatatatatatatatatatatatatatatatatatgaaaatgatattttgacaccaatttttttacaccatttagacactgcacacgtgtcaaaatgtggttggacgatttcaaattaaagaaaaaactttggtttttttcttccaaatatgctcttgtttcagcttttttaatttgaaattgtccaatcaTGTTTTGACAtgtatgcagtgtcaaaatagtgtcaaaaattggtgtcaaaggaaaatgatattttaacactaatttttgacactgcacacgtgtcaaaatatggttggacgatttcaaattaaaaaagttgagacaaggacatatttagaagagaaaaaccaaagtattttttttaatttgaaatcgtccaactacattttgacacgtgtgcagtatcaaaatagtgtcaaaaattagtgttaaaatatcattttcctttatgattagtctgtttcaaatatttttataaatataaattcaaacaaatcaataaaataaaataataacacgtattctgttgttaaaaaaattgtaaaaaaagttgtgaaaatatcatcttcatgtatatatatatatatatatatatatatatatatatatatatatatatatatatatatatatatatatatatatatatatttctacaTCTCTATACTATATATATCTTTGTACATCTCTACTATCTGATCTACTATCTCATCTGGAGGTTGAGCTTAATGAAAATGAGTACTCTGAATGAAGCATACCTAGAACACCCTCTCACCCTTGGTGATATCATCCCCATAGACTTTTCCTCTTCCCTGAGTTTACCCGATTCCCACACATGGTCTCAACCCATTGATGATGATGTTTTCTCATTGAAGAGTCCTGTATCATCACCCATGCCCATCATAGACATGATGGATCCCAATGCGAAGAAACTCATAGCCCTTGCATGTGAGAACTGGGGTGGCTTCCATTTGAAGAATCATGGCATACCCTTGGCTGTCATTCAAGGTGCTGAAGATGAACTCCAACGCCTCTTCTCTCTCCCAATTCAACAAAAGATGAAAGCTCTCAGATCCCCCGCTGGAGCCACTGGATATGGCATCCCAAGGATTTCACCTTTCTTCCCCAAGTTCATGTGGCACGAAGGATTCACCATCATCGGTTCTCCCTCTCACGATGCAAAAAAGTTATGGCCCAATGATTACCAACAATTTTCGTAAGTTCAACCACAAACAAAAACCTTTAATCTATCTTATGTTTTTTCAAACATTTACATGTTGCATGTTACAAACAAACACTGTGCAGTGACAAAATGGAGAAGTATCAGAAGGAAATGAATACTTTAGCGGAGGTTCTGACAGAAACGGTGTTGGATGTGTTGGAGATTCCTGAGGAAAAAAGGAAGTGGATGGGTACAAGCGACGTTAGCACCATTCTGCAGTTGAATTTCTACCCAAGTTGTCCCGAACCGAACCGAGCCATGGGTTTGGCTCCTCACACTGACAGTTCTATCTTCACAATTGTTAATGTTAAAGAAAGTGGTCTTCAActcatgaaggaaggaaagtGGATCCCTGTGCAGCCTCCGCCGGACACTCTCCTTGTTCACGCCGGCGATTTTCTGCACATGATGTCCAATGGACGCTTCTGCAGCCCACTTCATCGCGTTGTGTCGACTGTGAGCAAGAAACGTTTCTCCATTGCTTATTTCTACTCTCCACCCACAGATTATGTGGTGTCTCCGTCGCTAACCGGAGATCTTGATGTTGCTCGCTTTCGTGATGTGACTGTGATGGAGTATATTGGGATCAAGGCTGACAATTTTGGAAAATCCCTCTCTGTCATTAGCACTTGAAATGTGTTTCTTTAGTTTATCTTCATCTACCTGCATCATGTTGTAGCTCTTCAGTTACACTAATAAGTTTGGTagcaaaataaatgaaaatcgTTCTAATGGTTTAATGTTTAGCTTATGTTtgatttaataataaacaacGCTAAtaagatttaagaaaaattataacagTGACTAATGCTATATTCTCAacattgttgtttttgttttcttaaaaaattcacttttatttatgaaaaaaatacaaaaactatgACAACTAGAACCATTCAAAACCTCATTTAAAATAGTAGGGTAATTAGgttagttaattatatattatattataatatagtgAGGTTGGTGCATTAATTGGAGTTACGGAGAGCAtgtaaaacactttgaaattgaTATATGAGATGAAAACTAGGAAGATTCATGCATATTGTAATCTAgttattatctttaataaaatttctggTTTTGTTAAAGTTCTTCAAAGACGTGTATAGagatttgaagaagaaaaacatttacTGGTTAAGAAGACTTTTGACTACCAAAACATGTGAAAAGAAAGGAGATTCTTAGACGAAAAACCTACAATAACAACACTATCCCAATTTCAAACCCCTTCATCATAGTTTTTTTCTGagatttattcataaataaactttatttttaattataaaaatctgttactaaattaaaattattagtaagTTATCAATAGTAAAAAgtttattgatataatattagTTAGGAGATTTTACTTACGAGTAGAAAATTCATgataattattatcaaataaaatttgttgataactataggaagttaaatttttaaattattactaatgaattttaatgatcaataattaattttattgaataccacatctttttatttatttaaattaatttgtaataaaaattttatccgatttgatgaaaaaatataCATCATTTTATTGCATAATGTTTGTGAATTTTTTGAAGTCAACTTCAAACTCCTTATACTGAGGAAGTCTTGGGAAATTGCAAAAGTGATAAATGCATGCATGGAGGAGTGTTACTGTCTAAAGGATCATTAATTACCACAAAAAACTATGACAACAATGGATTGTAATTCCACTAGTGTCAAATCAACTCttaatattcattatttaagaCAAATACCATTATCTAATGAACATATTTCTATGTTAATCTTTTAAACGATGTAATTTAATATGCTTCTATTcttaattaaacaataaaaatgacACTTACGTGATTGATTGCTAAtgacattattaatttttaataacacttttCAAACAAAATCTATATGTCTTGTGTGTGAAccagtttaaaatttttattctgTTTCATGCTTTTagtttcagttttctttttttatatatatagttaagtttaaaaaaaaggtCAACAagcttttaatttcaattatatatatatatatatatatatatatatatatatatatattatatgaaatataccgatcAGAGTTAATGGTCATTCGTAGACAATGATCAGGTATTAAGGGAT
This DNA window, taken from Vigna radiata var. radiata cultivar VC1973A chromosome 5, Vradiata_ver6, whole genome shotgun sequence, encodes the following:
- the LOC106761804 gene encoding gibberellin 3-beta-dioxygenase 1-like, which translates into the protein MSLTKMNTLNEVYKAHPLTLDDIIPIDFSSSPSLPDSHTWSQPIDDDDDDDFSWNDPASSSIPIIDMMDPNAKKLIALACENWGAFHLKNHGIPLDVSQGAEQQLQRLFSLPTQQKMKALRSPTSATGYGVARISPFFSKCMWHEGFTIIGSPSHDAKKLWPHDYQQFCDTMEKYEKQMRRIADRLTEMMLEVLEISEEKRNWVGGSDVSAALQLNFYPCCPEPNRAMGLGPHTDTSIFTILQAKSSGLQLLKEGKWIPVHPHPNTLIVHTGDFLRIMSNARFCSPIHRVVPNENDERYSMAYFYSPPTDYTVSPSVTGDLNSVARFRDVTVMEYIGIKAEKFGDSLSFIST
- the LOC106761831 gene encoding gibberellin 3-beta-dioxygenase 1, which gives rise to MKMSTLNEAYLEHPLTLGDIIPIDFSSSLSLPDSHTWSQPIDDDVFSLKSPVSSPMPIIDMMDPNAKKLIALACENWGGFHLKNHGIPLAVIQGAEDELQRLFSLPIQQKMKALRSPAGATGYGIPRISPFFPKFMWHEGFTIIGSPSHDAKKLWPNDYQQFSDKMEKYQKEMNTLAEVLTETVLDVLEIPEEKRKWMGTSDVSTILQLNFYPSCPEPNRAMGLAPHTDSSIFTIVNVKESGLQLMKEGKWIPVQPPPDTLLVHAGDFLHMMSNGRFCSPLHRVVSTVSKKRFSIAYFYSPPTDYVVSPSLTGDLDVARFRDVTVMEYIGIKADNFGKSLSVIST